TAAAGCATCTGATTATGGAAATAGTAATTGTGATTTGCCTGCTGATAGTCATTGTCCTGCTGTTGCAGGATAAGATTGTCATTCATAAAAGGTCGGAACAAAAGCCCACACAGGAAAAAGTTAACCCGAACCTGCCCGATATTATGGGGCAGCCTAAGCCAGTAAAAAGCCATTTAGTGCCAAACACTGCCAATGAAAGCCAAATAACGGAACCGGAGATAAACCCTGATAATTTAGACATTGAATACGACGAAAACGAAAACGTCAGCATTCAAATTCCGCAGGAAGAACTGGATGAAGTTTTCAGCAATATACCTGATTTGGAAGAAGAGGAAGAAGAATGGAACCGGTACGGAATATCCGGTGGCGATAACGGTTTTGCCCAAGGGGTTACCTACGACGAACTAAGCTCCGTAGGGGCATTGCTCCAAAAAGAGAATTTGGAACAGGCTCAAAAGGAAACAGCGGTAGCCATAGTTCAGAAATTACAGGGAACCGAATTATTCAGCCTACTGGAAAATTCCATTGAAGGTGCTTCCCGAAAAATTGCCGAGCTTTTGGATAGCACACTTTCATCTGAAAGCGACGACGGTTCTTCCACCTTGCGGAAAAGTGATTTGGGTGATTTTGACATTGGGGAGTTTGTCTGAAAAGACAGCTCCCTTTTGTCTTTTTAAAGGCGTTGCAGCCTG
The sequence above is a segment of the Chryseobacterium taklimakanense genome. Coding sequences within it:
- a CDS encoding conjugal transfer protein TraD, translating into MEIVIVICLLIVIVLLLQDKIVIHKRSEQKPTQEKVNPNLPDIMGQPKPVKSHLVPNTANESQITEPEINPDNLDIEYDENENVSIQIPQEELDEVFSNIPDLEEEEEEWNRYGISGGDNGFAQGVTYDELSSVGALLQKENLEQAQKETAVAIVQKLQGTELFSLLENSIEGASRKIAELLDSTLSSESDDGSSTLRKSDLGDFDIGEFV